From Passer domesticus isolate bPasDom1 chromosome 8, bPasDom1.hap1, whole genome shotgun sequence, a single genomic window includes:
- the ANKRD1 gene encoding ankyrin repeat domain-containing protein 1, which yields MSVSHLSAGKHKGHTWIPRLEDYLIQAQFSQRYISAVSVVAPAELAPALEAFSHTGAQPQITANMTMMMKVEELVTGKKVDDKETGSFLPEDFKNGEYEAAVRLEKQEDLKTVPEHSLTRGDLAYEKDKKLEAELKKKKLQARSKLENLEDLEKIIELKKKKRCKKVKVPVLKKPEPEVITGPVDIPTFFKAALENKLPVIEKYLSDKGDPNVCDKYKRTALHRACSEGHLEVVKKLVEAGAQLEQKDMLHSTALHWACRGGNLDVLKFLLDKGININARDKLLSTPLHVAVRTGRYDCGEHLIACEADLNARDREGDTPMHDAVRMNRYKIIRLLILHGADLTLKNCEGKTPMDLVLQWQNGTKEIFNSLKDNSKKSTHLGKF from the exons ATGAGCGTGAGCCACCTCTCAGCTGGCAAGCACAAGGGGCATACTTGGATTCCCAGGTTGGAAGATTATCTCATTCAAGCCCAGTTCTCCCAAAGATATATAAGTGCAGTGAGCGTGGTGgcccctgcagagctggccccagccctggaagctTTCAGCCACACAGGAGCACAGCCTCAGATCACAGCAAATATGACGATGATGATGAAAGTAGAAGAGCTG GTGACTGGGAAGAAGGTGGATGATAAAGAGACTGGCAGCTTCCTCCCTGAGGACTTCAAAAATGGAGAGTACGAAGCTGCTGTAAGATTAGAGAAGCAGGAGGACCTAAAGACAGTCCCTGAGCACTCATTGACCCGAGGTGATCTGGCTTATGAGAAGGATAAAAAACTAGAAGCAGAG ctgaagaagaagaaattacAGGCCAGGTCAAAACTTGAAAATTTGGAGGATCTTGAAAAAATTATTGAgttgaagaagaagaaaagatgcAAGAAAGTGAAAGTGCCCGTTTTAAAGAAACCTGAACCAGAAGTTATT ACAGGACCTGTGGATATTCCCACATTCTTCAAAGCTGCACTGGAGAATAAGTTGCCAGTAATTGAAAAATACCTATCAGACAAAGGGGATCCAAATGTCTGCGATAAG TACAAACGCACTGCGCTGCACAGGGCATGCTCTGAAGGACATCTGGAGGTGGTGAAGAAGCTGGTGGAAGCTGGAGCCCAGCTTGAACAGAAAGACATG CTTCATTCTACAGCTCTACATTGGGCATGCCGGGGTGGAAATCTGGACGTTCTGAAATTCTTACTGGACAAAGGGATAAACATAAATGCAAGAGACAAG CTGCTCAGCACGCCCTTGCACGTGGCTGTGCGAACAGGCCGCTACGACTGCGGGGAGCACCTCATCGCCTGCGAGGCGGACCTCAACGCCAGGGACAGG GAAGGGGACACGCCAATGCACGACGCCGTGAGGATGAACCGCTACAAAATCATCCGGCTTCTGATCCTGCACGGAGCAGATCTGACTCTAAAGAACTGC GAAGGGAAAACTCCTATGGATCTTGTTCTTCAGTGGCAGAATGGCACCAAAGAGATATTCAACAGCCTGAAAGACAATTCCAAAAAGAGTACCCATCTAGGTAAATTCTGA